In the Oncorhynchus keta strain PuntledgeMale-10-30-2019 chromosome 14, Oket_V2, whole genome shotgun sequence genome, one interval contains:
- the LOC118393190 gene encoding protein dispatched homolog 3-like, whose product MDLEDETLLFQSSWDAEKEEEGKEEGGESDTQINGRTGTTGGNGVWGAVGWVYTQPWVSGVVLGVGVFLPCALSAYMFLYCPPLDIDLSYSAFEVHSHFSAERFDALTIAIKTQLGSWDRRRRDVDPYDSTTLQELLLDMLGRQGDGTSNRTSHGGLTSTSLKKNLFKRVVMEQRGDALSQRETERHGEARGGKLEVREEDKNTTNLGTFESRKSIEGEGDRDSERSQTRMRRFAPNYSYLQSQALWRMELVFVAQGGVDNNIFTPERLRTIHHIERLLMQHPQFQQFCWKPLEVLRDLPLGPSYCSPPSSLLSYLFPSERGGRIYYDGMGPNLADIHGALSLAITHPQFYWYVDESLAPDRLSSSLLRSEIQFGAPLPSYCSLQDRPEEQRSRFRNFVVQYADILAQQSTSQVKVLYGGTELFDNEVRQTFHRDMLLALISGGCITLLVYFLTSFSMFLTFFGLTSIGLSCLVALFLYHVVFGVRYLGILNGVAAFVIIGIGVDDVFVFISTFRQASHLVHPVQRMVYTVKTAGRATFLTSFTTAAAYAANTFSQIPAVHDFGLFMALIVSCCWLWVSILMPAALCIWTQCIDPQENSCLKWWKALAGLPVSHSPLSDEDDDVTLLSVEMEPGSCDTDVDAAILSLSVETSLSPPEQGTSGMVSIYLQWALRHWVAEPAVENRKVILGIYFLVLLLSAGCCCLLRPATHAPLLFRPDTNLQTLLGLRNNLSAQGISCHMCSGLFMEKPHLLHSPTHTTPSVAWFHPHQHTKNNSNSTLRSPITPSTSSITTGPLLTVYVSKLDVGASITLYRFSLNTSMPSPWKSLSPRNGEVPSFQAYIEPHSNFSTHMTVCVSHPSPRWMITSQSCDPRHGWRSEFSFYVASAEQQHSRRLYFAQHKLSPHPSRVCAEPPGCVISSGPDGPTRGYFYTPLPTDSTSTKRSRTSGFNPCSGGGCGQPAVRPLVDTGAMVFVVFGILGVNRTQRTDNHVIGDMGSVILDPNFDIFQEIGHLCQICKVISANKQLVKPGGAQCLPSGNKLSSILPLLHPDCHSLPEPNLLPGQLSHGAVGTHGGRVRWLSMAFESTTYKGKSSFQTRSDFLQWETFLQEQLSALPESSALRKGFQTCEHWKQIFMEIIGVESALCSLLLSLAICVAAVSVFTAHTLLLLPILFTIMGVICLVVAIMYWLGWELGAMEAISLSILVGSSVDYCLHLVEGYLLAGETVPATPEHLDLSAKRQRRTLDAVNHVGVAIVSSAVTTVISTIPLFFCVIVPFAKFGQIVAINTVVSILFTLTVTAAMLATMGPANFHRPPGAVLKASLAVLGTTAFGVALCWATRTSPWHTVVTM is encoded by the exons ATGGACTTGGAAGACGAGACGTTGTTATTCCAGAGCAGCTGGGATGctgagaaagaagaggaggggaaggaggagggcggGGAGTCAGATACACAGATTAATGGGAGAACCGGCACCACTGGAGGCAATGGCGTTTGGGGAGCAGTGGGCTGGGTCTACACACAGCCCTGGGTAAGTGGTGTTGTCCTGGGAGTTGGAGTTTTTCTCCCCTGTGCCCTCTCTGCCTACATGTTCCTATACTGCCCCCCATTGGACATAGACCTTTCCTACAGTGCCTTTGAGGTTCACAGCCACTTCTCCGCTGAGCGGTTTGATGCACTCACCATTGCCATAAAGACTCAGTTGGGGTCCTGGGACAGACGCAGGCGTGACGTGGACCCCTATGACTCCACCACTCTACAGGAGCTGCTGTTGGACATGCTGGGTAGGCAGGGAGATGGAACATCCAACAGGACATCACATGGAGGGCTGACCTCAACATCTCTGAAAAAAAACTTGTTCAAAAGAGTAGTTATGGAACAGAGAGGAGATGCCCTGAGTCAGCGAGAGActgagaggcatggagaggctaGGGGTGGTAAACTAGAGGTAAGAGAGGAGGATAAAAATACAACTAATTTAGGAACATTTGAGAGTCGTAAGTCCATAGAAGGAGAGGGTGACAGGGATAGTGAGAGATCTCAGACTAGGATGCGCAGGTTTGCCCCCAACTACTCATATCTGCAGAGCCAGGCCCTGTGGAGGATGGAGCTGGTGTTTGTAGCTCAGGGTGGGGTGGACAACAACATCTTCACCCCAGAGCGTCTCCGCACCATCCACCACATAGAGCGCCTGCTCATGCAGCATCCCCAGTTCCAACAGTTCTGTTGGAAGCCTCTGGAGGTCCTGAGAGACCTGCCCCTAGGCCCCTCCTACTGCTCCCCTCCAAgctccctcctctcctacctcttCCCCAGTGAACGGGGAGGCAGGATCTACTACGATGGCATGGGACCCAACCTGGCTGACATCCATG GTGCTCTGAGTCTAGCGATCACCCACCCACAGTTCTACTGGTATGTGGATGAGAGTCTGGCCCCTGACcggctctcctcctctctcctgcgcAGTGAGATCCAATTTGGAGCTCCACTGCCCTCTTACTGCTCCCTCCAGGACCGGCCTGAGGAGCAGAGAAGCCGCTTCAGGAACTTTGTGGTTCAGTACGCTGACATCCTGGCTCAGCAGTCCACCAG CCAGGTGAAGGTGTTGTATGGGGGCACAGAGCTGTTTGATAACGAGGTGAGACAGACCTTCCACAGAGACATGTTGCTGGCGCTGATCAGTGGAGGCTGCATCACTCTGCTGGTCTatttcctcacctccttctcaa TGTTCCTGACATTCTTTGGGCTCACTAGCATTGGTCTGAGCTGCCTGGTCGCTCTTTTTCTCTACCATGTGGTCTTTGGGGTGAGATACCTAGGCATCCTCAATGGGGTTGCAGCCTTTGTGATCATTGGCATTG GTGTGGATGATGTGTTTGTGTTCATCAGTACCTTCAGACAGGCTTCCCACTTAGTCCATCCAGTCCAGAGGATGGTGTACACGGTGAAAACAGCTGGCCGGGCAACCTTCCTCACCTCCTTCACCACCGCAGCCGCATATGCTGCCAACACCTTCTCACAG ATTCCGGCCGTGCATGACTTCGGCCTATTCATGGCCCTCATCGTCAGCTGCTGCTGGCTTTGGGTGTCCATCCTCATGCCCGCTGCCCTGTGTATCTGGACCCAGTGTATTGACCCCCAGGAGAATTCCTGTCTCAAATG GTGGAAGGCACTTGCAGGACTGCCAGTGAGCCACAGTCCTTTGTCAGATGAGGATGACGACGTGACCCTACTGTCAGTGGAGATGGAGCCAG gCTCCTGTGACACAGATGTAGATGCAGCCATTTTGTCCCTGTCAGTGGAGACTTCTCTCTCACCACCAGAGCAGGGAACTTCAGGCATGGTCAGCATTTACCTTCAGTGGGCTCTGAGGCACTGGGTGGCAGAGCCTGCCGTGGAGAACCGTAAAGTCATTCTAG GAATCTACTTCCTGgtcctgctgctgtctgctgGGTGCTGCTGCCTCCTACGGCCGGCCACTCATGCCCCGTTACTGTTTCGTCCAGACACCAACCTCCAGACTCTGCTGGGACTGAGGAACAACCTCAGTGCCCAGGGCATATCCTGCCACATGTGCTCTG GTCTGTTCATGGAGAAACCTCATCTTCTGCACagccctacccatactaccccctCCGTGGCTTGGTTTCACCCACATCAACATACCAAAAACAATTCAAACTCAACTCTACGGAGCCCAATCACACCAAGCACTTCCTCCATCACAACAG GGCCTCTGCTGACCGTGTATGTCTCTAAGCTGGATGTAGGCGCTTCTATCACTCTGTACCGCTTCTCTCTGAATACTAGCATGCCCTCGCCTTGGAAAAGCCTCAGTCCTAGGAATGGAGAAGTTCCATCCTTTCAG GCTTACATTGAACCTCACAGCAACTTCAGCACccacatgactgtgtgtgtgtcccacccCAGCCCTCGCTGGATGATCacttcccagtcatgtgacccACGCCACGGCTGGAGGTCAGAGTTCAGCTTCTATGTGGCATCGgctgagcagcagcacagcag GAGGCTGTATTTTGCCCAGCACAAGCTTAGCCCTCATCCAAGCCGAGTGTGTGCAGAACCACCTGGTTGTGTGATCAGCTCCGGCCCTGACGGACCCACAAGGGGCTACTTCTACACACCGCTCCCCACAG ATTCCACCTCAACGAAAAGGTCCAGGACCTCCGGTTTTAACCCCTGTAGTGGAGGTGGCTGTGGCCAGCCAGCAGTCCGTCCTCTGGTTGACACTGGTGCCATGGTGTTTGTAGTTTTTGGAATACTGGGAGTCAACCGCACCCAACGCACAGACAACCACGTCATTGGGGACATG GGCAGTGTGATATTGGATCCAAACTTTGATATCTTCCAAGAGATTGGTCATCTCTGCCAAATCTGTAAAGTCATCAGTGCTAATAAACAGCTTGTGAAGCCGGGAGGAGCCCAATGTCTACCCTCCG gCAACAAGCTTTCTTCTATCCTGCCCTTACTCCATCCAGACTGCCACTCACTCCCTGAGCCCAACCTGTTGCCAGGCCAGCTGTCCCATGGGGCCGTGGGAACACACGGTGGCAGAGTGCGCTGGCTCTCCATGGCCTTTGAGTCT ACTACCTACAAGGGGAAATCCTCTTTCCAGACTCGCTCAGACTTCCTCCAATGGGAGACCTTCCTACAAGAGCAGCTCTCAGCTCTCCCAGAGTCCTCTGCTCTACGGAAAGGTTTCCAGACCTGTGAGCACTGGAAGCAGATCTTTATGGAAATCATAG GTGTGGAGAGCGCCCTCTGCAGTCTGCTCCTGTCCCTGGCCATCTGTGTGGCAGCTGTGTCTGTTTTCACTGCCCATACGCTTCTGCTGCTGCCAATACTGTTCACCATTATGG GGGTCATCTGTCTGGTGGTGGCCATCATGTACTGGCTGGGCTGGGAGTTGGGGGCCATGGAGgccatctctctgtccatcctaGTGGGCTCCTCAGTGGACTACTGCCTGCACCTGGTGGAGGGCTACCTGCTGGCTGGGGAGACCGTACCAGCCACACCAGAACACTTG GATCTGTCAGCTAAAAGGCAGAGACGGACCCTAGACGCAGTGAACCACGTAGGAGTTGCCATAGTGTCCAGTGCTGTCACCACAGTCATTTCaaccatccctctcttcttctgtGTCATCGTGCCTTTTGCTAAATTTGGTCAGATCGTGGCCATAAACACAGTAGTATCCATCTTGTTCACCCTGACTGTGACAGCAGCCATGTTAGCCACCATGGGCCCTGCCAACTTCCACAGGCCTCCCGGTGCAGTGCTGAAGGCCAGCCTGGCAGTACTGGGTACCACAGCCTTTGGCGTTGCCCTGTGCTGGGCAACTAGGACCAGTCCCTGGCACACAGTAGTCACCATGTGA